A genomic region of Capnocytophaga canimorsus contains the following coding sequences:
- the tgt gene encoding tRNA guanosine(34) transglycosylase Tgt, translating into MQFELLKTDPHTKARAGKITTDHGIIETPIFMPVGTVASVKGVHQRELKEDINPDIILGNTYHLYLRPTTSILEKAGGLHKFMNWDRNILTDSGGYQVYSLSDTRKIKEEGVKFKSHIDGSYHFFSPENVMETQRSIGADIIMAFDECTPYPCDYQYAKKSMQMTHRWLDRCISHLEKVPPKYGYSQSLFPIVQGSVYKDLREQSAEYIASKGADGNAIGGLSVGEPAEDMYEMTDLVCDILPKDKPRYLMGVGTPINILENIALGVDMFDCVMPTRNARNGMLFTSQGIINIKNKKWEDDFSPIDPDGHTYVDTYYTKAYLRHLFAANEFLGKQIASIHNLGFYLWLVREARKHILAGDFAFWKEKMVKQLGQRL; encoded by the coding sequence ATGCAATTTGAATTATTAAAAACAGACCCACATACGAAAGCACGTGCCGGAAAAATCACAACCGACCACGGAATCATTGAAACTCCGATATTTATGCCTGTCGGAACGGTCGCATCGGTTAAAGGAGTACACCAACGCGAACTCAAAGAAGATATCAATCCAGATATTATTTTAGGAAACACCTATCATTTGTATTTACGCCCAACTACTTCTATTTTAGAAAAAGCAGGTGGGCTTCACAAGTTTATGAACTGGGATAGAAATATCCTTACCGATAGTGGTGGTTATCAAGTATATTCACTTTCCGATACTCGAAAAATTAAGGAAGAAGGTGTGAAATTTAAAAGTCATATTGATGGTTCGTATCATTTCTTTTCGCCTGAAAATGTGATGGAAACACAACGAAGTATTGGAGCGGATATTATAATGGCTTTTGACGAATGTACTCCATATCCTTGTGATTATCAATATGCTAAAAAATCAATGCAAATGACGCATCGTTGGCTTGACCGATGTATCTCGCATTTGGAAAAAGTACCACCAAAATACGGATATTCGCAATCGCTTTTCCCTATCGTTCAAGGTTCGGTGTATAAAGATTTACGTGAGCAATCAGCAGAATACATTGCCTCGAAAGGAGCTGACGGAAATGCCATTGGAGGACTTTCGGTAGGAGAACCTGCTGAAGATATGTACGAAATGACTGACTTAGTTTGCGATATCTTGCCTAAAGACAAACCTCGTTATTTAATGGGAGTCGGAACACCTATTAATATATTGGAAAACATAGCCTTAGGAGTAGATATGTTTGATTGTGTGATGCCTACACGCAACGCACGTAACGGAATGCTTTTTACTTCCCAAGGGATTATCAATATCAAAAATAAAAAATGGGAAGACGATTTTTCGCCCATTGACCCTGACGGACATACATACGTAGATACCTATTACACAAAAGCTTACTTACGTCATTTATTTGCGGCGAATGAATTTTTAGGCAAACAAATCGCGTCTATTCATAATTTAGGTTTTTATTTGTGGTTAGTTCGCGAGGCTCGGAAACACATCTTAGCTGGGGATTTTGCTTTCTGGAAAGAAAAAATGGTAAAACAATTGGGGCAACGACTATAA
- a CDS encoding LOG family protein, translating into MNKKQHSKVWNEIKTNDSWSIFKIMGEFVNGYEKLSEIGPCVSIFGSARTKSDSKYYNLAVEIAEKIVESGFGVITGGGPGIMEAGNKGARKGNGSSVGLNIDLPFEQHDNPYIDRDKNLNFDYFFARKVMFVKYSQAFVVMPGGFGTMDELFEAITLIQTQKIDKFPIILVGSEFWKGLVDWFQKTLLDEFQNISPEDMFLFKVVDTADEVVDIIEKFYLKYNLRPNF; encoded by the coding sequence ATGAATAAAAAACAACATTCTAAAGTTTGGAATGAGATTAAAACCAATGATTCTTGGTCAATTTTTAAAATAATGGGGGAATTCGTAAACGGATACGAAAAACTCAGTGAAATAGGTCCGTGTGTGTCCATTTTTGGTTCGGCTCGTACCAAATCCGATAGCAAATACTACAATTTAGCGGTGGAAATCGCTGAAAAAATCGTGGAGTCGGGCTTTGGAGTGATTACAGGCGGTGGACCCGGTATTATGGAAGCCGGAAATAAAGGAGCGCGTAAAGGAAATGGCTCGTCTGTTGGGCTAAATATCGACCTACCTTTTGAACAACACGATAATCCGTATATTGACAGAGATAAAAATTTGAATTTCGATTACTTTTTTGCTCGTAAAGTAATGTTTGTTAAGTATTCACAAGCATTCGTTGTGATGCCAGGAGGATTTGGGACAATGGACGAACTTTTTGAAGCTATCACGCTTATTCAAACTCAAAAAATTGATAAATTTCCGATTATTTTGGTCGGAAGCGAATTTTGGAAAGGACTTGTGGATTGGTTTCAAAAAACACTTTTGGACGAATTTCAAAACATTTCTCCCGAAGATATGTTCCTTTTCAAAGTTGTCGATACAGCAGATGAAGTTGTCGATATTATCGAAAAATTCTATCTGAAATATAATCTTCGACCTAATTTTTAG
- a CDS encoding LptF/LptG family permease, with protein sequence MKILDWYILKRYLMTFFVMMLLFIPIGIMVDLSEKVDKMLDNKAPLAEILTYYSAFTIYFANILFPIFLFLSIIWFTSKLANNTEIIAILSSGISFTRFLRPYFIGACIISIIVFFMGMFIVPEASKIYNSFYDKYLSKKQSTESLFNQFSENEYLYVSSFDYERVQGNDFSVEQFDGVHLKTKITASSIKWIENDSVNTYRLTNYVKRTIGKDNDSIETKRELDTLFTFKVEDLMPVKYAAETKNIFELDKFIEREKMKGSPNINRYLLVKYRRWGLVATAFILTIIGVAVSSVKRRGGMGVNLAFGILIGFSFVFFDRVFGILAEKSGITPLMAVIIPNLIFLTLAIYLLRTAKR encoded by the coding sequence ATGAAAATATTAGATTGGTACATATTAAAAAGATATCTGATGACGTTTTTCGTTATGATGCTTCTTTTTATTCCAATTGGCATTATGGTGGATTTGTCAGAAAAAGTGGACAAAATGCTTGATAATAAAGCCCCTTTAGCTGAAATTTTAACCTACTATTCTGCTTTTACCATATATTTTGCGAATATTTTGTTTCCGATTTTTTTGTTTTTGTCTATCATTTGGTTTACCTCAAAGTTAGCAAATAATACCGAAATCATAGCTATTTTAAGCTCAGGTATTTCGTTTACTCGGTTTTTACGACCTTATTTTATTGGGGCTTGTATCATCTCGATTATTGTATTTTTTATGGGAATGTTTATTGTACCCGAAGCCAGTAAGATTTACAATTCGTTTTATGACAAATATTTATCAAAAAAACAAAGCACAGAATCATTATTCAACCAATTTTCAGAAAATGAATATCTTTACGTAAGTTCTTTTGATTACGAAAGAGTACAAGGAAATGACTTTTCAGTAGAACAGTTCGATGGTGTACACTTAAAAACTAAAATTACGGCAAGTTCAATCAAGTGGATTGAAAATGATAGCGTAAACACCTACCGATTAACGAATTATGTAAAAAGAACTATCGGAAAAGACAACGATAGCATTGAAACAAAAAGAGAATTGGATACGCTATTCACTTTCAAAGTAGAAGATTTGATGCCTGTGAAATATGCTGCCGAGACCAAAAATATTTTTGAGTTAGACAAATTCATAGAACGCGAAAAAATGAAAGGTTCTCCAAACATAAATCGCTATTTATTAGTAAAATACCGAAGATGGGGCTTAGTAGCAACTGCTTTTATTTTGACCATTATTGGAGTGGCAGTTTCTTCGGTAAAGCGCCGTGGTGGTATGGGGGTAAACTTAGCTTTCGGTATTTTAATTGGTTTTTCTTTCGTGTTTTTCGACCGTGTTTTTGGTATTCTAGCTGAAAAATCAGGAATTACACCACTAATGGCGGTTATTATCCCTAATTTAATCTTTCTAACCTTAGCCATATACCTATTACGCACAGCAAAACGCTAA
- a CDS encoding helix-turn-helix transcriptional regulator, producing MKRTTAKESTSRLFKRYIWLIDLISRKQGITYEEINNRWLHSSLNEDEKEFPLRTFHNHREAIAQMFDIDIECDTRNGYKYYISNITDIKQNTLQNWLLNSFTVGNLLQEQKNLHHRILLENVPLGREFLGQIVEAIKENLKLIIHYQGFFHDFAIEAQIHPYCLKIFKQRWYLIAFKEDSHAMRIYALDRIKDLKITDESFSLDNDFDAKDYFENSFGIIVDESISAEKVTIKVEKSKSNFLKSLPLHHSQKEIKTEDNHTIFEYFLRPTYDFRQEILSYGAEIEVISPNWFREEIKEIVNQMQEGYK from the coding sequence ATGAAACGAACAACAGCAAAAGAGAGTACCTCTCGTCTATTCAAGCGTTATATTTGGCTAATCGACTTAATCTCTCGAAAACAGGGAATTACCTACGAAGAAATCAATAATCGTTGGTTGCATTCTTCTCTTAACGAAGACGAAAAAGAATTTCCGTTGCGTACCTTTCACAATCACCGCGAAGCCATTGCTCAAATGTTTGATATTGATATTGAGTGTGATACCAGAAACGGCTACAAGTATTACATTTCCAACATTACTGATATTAAGCAAAATACGCTTCAAAATTGGTTGTTAAATTCCTTTACGGTCGGAAATTTATTGCAAGAGCAAAAAAACCTACATCATCGTATCTTGCTCGAAAATGTGCCTTTAGGACGAGAATTTTTGGGGCAAATCGTTGAAGCAATCAAAGAAAATCTAAAATTGATTATCCATTATCAAGGATTTTTTCACGATTTTGCCATCGAAGCTCAAATACATCCATATTGCCTTAAAATTTTCAAACAACGCTGGTATCTTATTGCTTTTAAAGAAGATAGCCACGCAATGCGGATTTACGCCCTCGACCGTATTAAAGATTTGAAAATCACAGATGAATCTTTTTCATTAGATAACGATTTTGATGCCAAAGACTATTTTGAAAACAGTTTTGGTATTATCGTTGATGAATCTATTTCAGCCGAAAAGGTAACAATTAAGGTTGAAAAATCAAAATCTAATTTTTTGAAATCCCTCCCCTTACATCATTCTCAAAAAGAAATCAAAACGGAAGATAATCATACCATTTTTGAATATTTTTTGCGTCCGACCTACGATTTCCGTCAAGAAATTCTCTCTTACGGAGCTGAAATTGAAGTGATTTCACCCAATTGGTTTCGCGAGGAAATCAAAGAAATCGTAAACCAAATGCAGGAGGGGTATAAATAG
- the purB gene encoding adenylosuccinate lyase gives MSLQAITPIDGRYADKTQSLIPFFSEEALIKYRILVEVEYFIALCQLPLPQLKDFDTALFDQLRKMYLDFDQSSAMEVKQIEQTTNHDVKAVEYFIKRRFDQLNISEYKEFIHFGLTSQDINNTAVPLSIKDAMQQVYYPQLLQVINELKLKSSEWETIPMLARTHGQPASPTCLGKEIEVFIVRIEQQLQLLKSIPFAAKFGGATGNYNAHYVAYPQMDWKKFGTQFVEEKLGLHHSFPTTQIEHYDHLAALFDALKRINTILIDFNRDVWTYISMDYFKQKIKAGEVGSSAMPHKVNPIDFENSEGNLGLANAIFEHLSAKLPISRLQRDLTDSTVLRNVGVPFGHTLIGLQATLKGLGKLLLNPLKIDADLEENWAVVAEAIQTILRREGYPNPYEALKGLTRTNDKINKETISAFIETLSVSDAIKQELKAITPQNYTGIKGEL, from the coding sequence ATGTCATTACAAGCTATAACCCCTATTGACGGACGCTATGCCGATAAAACCCAATCATTGATTCCTTTTTTTTCCGAAGAAGCCCTGATAAAATATCGTATTTTAGTAGAGGTAGAATATTTCATTGCTCTATGTCAATTGCCTTTGCCTCAATTGAAGGATTTTGACACCGCTTTGTTTGACCAATTACGAAAAATGTATTTGGACTTCGACCAATCCTCAGCTATGGAAGTTAAGCAAATTGAACAGACTACCAATCACGATGTAAAAGCCGTTGAATACTTCATCAAAAGGCGTTTCGATCAGCTTAATATATCAGAATATAAAGAGTTTATCCATTTTGGACTGACCTCACAAGATATTAACAATACGGCAGTTCCACTCTCTATAAAAGATGCGATGCAACAAGTATATTATCCGCAACTTTTACAAGTGATTAACGAACTAAAACTAAAATCCTCCGAATGGGAAACCATACCTATGCTTGCTCGTACACACGGACAGCCAGCTTCTCCCACGTGTTTGGGTAAAGAAATTGAAGTATTTATAGTTCGTATTGAACAACAATTGCAATTACTAAAATCAATCCCTTTTGCAGCAAAATTTGGAGGTGCTACCGGAAATTATAATGCTCATTATGTAGCTTATCCGCAAATGGATTGGAAAAAATTTGGTACGCAATTTGTTGAAGAAAAATTAGGGCTACATCACTCATTTCCAACTACACAGATTGAACATTACGATCATTTAGCAGCTCTTTTTGATGCTCTAAAACGCATAAATACCATTTTGATTGATTTTAATCGTGATGTTTGGACCTACATTTCAATGGATTATTTCAAACAAAAAATTAAAGCTGGTGAGGTGGGTTCTTCAGCAATGCCACATAAAGTAAATCCTATTGATTTTGAAAACTCGGAAGGAAATTTAGGCTTAGCCAATGCCATTTTTGAACACTTATCGGCAAAACTTCCTATTTCAAGACTGCAACGCGATTTGACTGATAGTACCGTTTTGCGTAATGTGGGTGTTCCTTTTGGGCATACCCTCATAGGATTACAAGCCACTTTAAAAGGTTTAGGGAAATTGTTGCTCAATCCGTTAAAAATTGATGCTGATTTGGAAGAAAATTGGGCAGTGGTGGCTGAGGCTATCCAAACCATTTTGCGCAGGGAAGGGTATCCGAATCCTTATGAAGCACTTAAAGGACTTACCCGAACCAATGATAAAATAAATAAAGAAACAATCTCTGCCTTTATTGAAACACTATCTGTTTCCGATGCCATAAAACAAGAACTGAAAGCAATTACTCCGCAAAATTATACCGGAATTAAAGGCGAATTATAG
- a CDS encoding DUF6261 family protein yields MKRLLTIVRVSELADIAHRLVGLFHQENELQTDAFLKNLFEKIDTQATALSVAIKKEVAVSKLEEADNLRDETIMNLSNILLGYRSMRSPEIRESAEKLYAVFDRYGTKITRENYSSESAHIESLLRDFSAIELQEAIGKLLGVSDTIEELRTRQTAFHTERMAYEKSVSEQEFDESATALKKPLLGLINTKLISYLAALQEESTYTNFSKVVSQVIDDANTTINRRGKK; encoded by the coding sequence ATGAAACGATTATTAACAATAGTACGTGTTTCCGAATTGGCTGATATAGCTCATCGTTTGGTGGGGCTTTTTCATCAGGAAAATGAATTACAAACAGATGCTTTTTTGAAAAATCTGTTTGAGAAAATTGACACACAGGCTACGGCACTTTCGGTGGCTATCAAAAAAGAAGTTGCTGTTTCCAAATTGGAAGAAGCGGACAATCTGCGTGACGAAACGATTATGAATTTAAGCAACATATTGCTGGGTTATCGCTCGATGCGTTCGCCTGAAATCCGTGAAAGTGCCGAAAAACTATATGCTGTTTTTGACCGTTATGGAACGAAAATCACACGTGAAAACTACTCAAGCGAATCGGCACATATCGAATCGCTTTTACGAGATTTTTCCGCCATTGAGTTGCAAGAAGCTATCGGAAAACTTTTGGGAGTATCCGATACGATAGAAGAGCTTCGCACCCGTCAGACGGCTTTCCATACCGAGCGAATGGCGTATGAAAAGTCCGTTTCCGAACAAGAATTCGACGAGTCGGCAACAGCTCTGAAAAAACCTTTATTGGGGCTTATCAATACAAAATTGATTAGTTATCTGGCTGCTTTACAGGAAGAAAGTACTTACACTAACTTCTCGAAAGTGGTTTCACAAGTAATTGATGATGCCAATACAACCATCAATCGCCGAGGGAAAAAGTAG
- the smpB gene encoding SsrA-binding protein SmpB, with translation MQKNINILNKRAKFEYEILDKYLAGIVLAGTEIKSIRLGKASIAESFCEFNEKGELFVINMNIEEYAYGTHYNHKPKSERKLLLQKRELKKLHKEVRNSGLTIVPLRLFINEKGLAKMDIALVRGKKMYDKRETIKDRDNKRNLDRIKKIR, from the coding sequence ATGCAAAAAAACATCAACATACTTAACAAACGTGCCAAGTTTGAATACGAGATATTGGACAAATATCTTGCAGGTATCGTATTGGCAGGTACAGAAATTAAATCAATTAGGTTAGGAAAAGCTTCCATTGCTGAAAGTTTTTGCGAATTTAACGAAAAAGGCGAACTTTTTGTCATCAATATGAATATTGAGGAATATGCCTACGGAACGCATTACAATCACAAACCCAAAAGTGAACGTAAACTTCTACTTCAAAAACGAGAATTAAAAAAACTCCACAAAGAAGTGCGAAATTCTGGATTGACCATCGTGCCTTTACGTTTGTTTATCAATGAAAAAGGATTGGCAAAAATGGATATTGCTTTGGTGAGAGGTAAAAAAATGTACGACAAACGCGAAACCATTAAAGACCGAGATAACAAACGTAACTTAGACAGAATCAAAAAAATACGGTAA
- the dapF gene encoding diaminopimelate epimerase yields MSSLQTIEFYKYQGTGNDFVMIDNRQKTFPKETSLIAHLCNRRFGIGADGLILLENADNYDFKMIYYNADGNESSMCGNGGRCIVAFAKQLKIIDNQATFIAIDGEHQAYISSENEVKLKMKDVDSVEVNDAYLFLNTGSPHHVEIRENLSFLDVKDEGAKIRYSHLYAEKGGSNINFVSQNNENTFTVRTYERGVEDETLSCGTGVTAVAIAMHYLQKTFEKKIYLQTMGGNLSVLFDNKEDTYTNVYLCGKATFVFKGSILCKH; encoded by the coding sequence ATGTCTTCTTTACAAACTATTGAATTTTATAAATATCAAGGAACAGGAAATGATTTTGTAATGATTGACAATCGGCAAAAAACATTTCCAAAAGAGACCTCGCTAATTGCACACCTTTGTAATCGACGCTTTGGTATCGGAGCCGATGGACTTATCTTATTAGAAAATGCTGATAATTATGATTTTAAGATGATTTATTACAATGCCGATGGTAATGAAAGTTCAATGTGTGGCAATGGTGGAAGATGTATTGTAGCCTTCGCCAAACAACTTAAAATCATTGATAATCAAGCTACATTTATTGCTATTGACGGAGAGCATCAAGCCTACATCAGCTCAGAAAATGAGGTTAAACTTAAAATGAAAGATGTTGATAGCGTTGAGGTTAACGACGCATACCTTTTTCTCAATACGGGGTCTCCACATCACGTTGAAATTCGTGAAAATCTATCTTTTTTAGATGTGAAAGATGAGGGGGCTAAAATTCGTTATAGCCATTTATATGCTGAAAAAGGCGGAAGTAATATCAATTTTGTATCTCAAAATAACGAAAATACCTTTACTGTGCGCACTTACGAAAGAGGGGTAGAAGACGAAACACTATCTTGTGGTACTGGAGTTACGGCTGTTGCAATAGCGATGCATTATCTGCAAAAAACCTTTGAAAAGAAAATTTATTTGCAAACTATGGGCGGAAATTTATCCGTTTTGTTTGATAATAAGGAGGATACTTATACTAATGTTTACCTTTGTGGCAAGGCAACGTTCGTTTTTAAAGGATCTATTTTATGCAAACATTGA
- a CDS encoding GNAT family N-acetyltransferase: protein MQTLKGKRIFLRALEPEDLDWLFEIENNQELWEVSETQTPFSKYVLYQYLENAHKDIYEAKQLRLVISTYSKENVGCVDLFDFNAKNKRAGVGILILKPFQNQGIGSEVLQLLEEYTRHYLQLHQIYAHINESNTASTHLFEKAGFTACGILKDWISIGNQFKDVIIYQKIL from the coding sequence ATGCAAACATTGAAAGGAAAACGTATCTTTCTAAGAGCTTTAGAACCTGAAGATTTGGACTGGCTTTTTGAAATAGAAAATAACCAAGAACTTTGGGAAGTCAGTGAAACACAGACTCCTTTTTCTAAATATGTACTTTACCAATACCTTGAAAATGCCCATAAAGATATTTATGAAGCCAAGCAATTGCGGTTGGTGATATCCACCTACAGCAAAGAAAATGTAGGATGTGTCGATTTATTTGACTTTAATGCGAAAAACAAACGAGCGGGTGTAGGCATCCTCATTTTAAAACCGTTTCAAAACCAAGGAATCGGTAGCGAGGTGTTGCAATTATTGGAAGAATATACTCGCCATTATTTGCAATTGCATCAAATTTATGCTCACATCAACGAAAGCAATACAGCAAGCACCCACCTTTTTGAAAAAGCGGGATTTACTGCTTGTGGTATTTTAAAAGATTGGATTTCTATAGGAAATCAATTCAAAGATGTAATTATTTACCAAAAAATACTATAA
- a CDS encoding S46 family peptidase gives MKYVKLLLLFCSVSLYAQQGGMWIPSLLEGMNEKEMKSLGMKMSAADIYSVNHSSLKDAVPHFDGGCTSEVISPKGLLLTNHHCGYGEIQSHSTVENDYLANGFWAKTLSEELPNPGVSVTFIVRIEDVTATIVKGTESLSVESEKAKIIEKNIAELVKTSPKEVWQENRVRAFYNGNQYILFVVENFKDVRLVGAPPSSIGKFGSDTDNWVWPRHTGDFALFRIYADKNNRPAEYSKDNVPYTPKHYFPISLDGISEDDFTMVFGYPGRTQEYLPAVAVQQIVDVLNPAKIGIRDVVLKVQDGYMRKDQAIKIKYASKYARVANYWKKWIGESQGLKKSGAVALKQKQESIFQKNVEKAGKSAAYGHLLSDFAKKYQEIEPYALANDLFSEFALRNIDFLTNGYRIWQLQNVLQNRGVQSFEDRKKNLQSTFKSVFKDYEKSVDRDVFEKAVVFYAQHMPKQFLAEKLQNFDAKTLAESLYEKSLLATEAGVEKLLTASPETFEELVKNDVGMQFVSELINSFAKEVAPTYGRLNADIEALQRTYMKAILEFSKPEDRIFPDANSTLRVTYGKVKGYAPADAVHYSPVTYLEGVMEKYVPNDYEFDVPQKLRDLYEKKDFGAYADKNGKMPVCFIATNHTTGGNSGSPAIDAHGNLIGLNFDRVWEGTMSDIHYDPEICRNIMVDIRYVLFIIDKYAGAKHLVDEMKLVHPKKSTSSKKSKKKRK, from the coding sequence ATGAAATACGTAAAACTTTTATTACTATTTTGCTCGGTTTCGCTCTATGCACAACAGGGCGGAATGTGGATTCCTTCGCTTTTGGAGGGAATGAATGAAAAAGAAATGAAATCGCTGGGAATGAAGATGTCAGCAGCAGATATTTACAGCGTGAACCATTCTTCACTTAAAGATGCGGTGCCGCACTTTGATGGCGGTTGTACTTCCGAGGTAATTTCTCCAAAGGGGTTGTTACTTACCAATCATCATTGCGGATATGGCGAAATTCAGTCGCACTCCACGGTTGAAAACGATTATTTGGCAAATGGCTTCTGGGCGAAAACTCTTTCCGAAGAATTGCCTAACCCTGGTGTGAGCGTTACGTTTATCGTTCGTATTGAAGATGTTACGGCTACTATTGTCAAAGGCACGGAAAGTCTTTCTGTTGAGAGCGAAAAAGCCAAAATCATCGAAAAAAACATTGCTGAATTGGTTAAAACATCACCCAAAGAGGTGTGGCAGGAAAATCGCGTACGAGCTTTCTATAACGGAAATCAATATATTTTGTTCGTGGTAGAAAACTTTAAAGATGTGCGTTTGGTGGGAGCTCCGCCGTCTTCTATCGGAAAATTTGGCTCAGATACAGATAATTGGGTGTGGCCACGACATACGGGAGACTTTGCTCTTTTCCGCATCTATGCCGATAAGAATAATCGTCCTGCCGAGTATTCCAAAGATAACGTACCTTACACGCCCAAGCATTATTTTCCAATTTCGTTGGACGGCATTTCCGAAGATGACTTTACGATGGTTTTCGGTTACCCAGGGCGTACGCAAGAGTACCTTCCAGCAGTTGCTGTTCAGCAAATTGTTGATGTGTTGAACCCTGCAAAAATCGGAATTCGTGATGTGGTGCTTAAAGTACAAGACGGGTATATGCGTAAAGACCAAGCCATTAAGATTAAATATGCTTCTAAATACGCACGAGTAGCAAACTATTGGAAAAAATGGATTGGCGAGAGTCAAGGTTTGAAGAAATCAGGGGCGGTAGCTTTAAAGCAAAAGCAAGAAAGCATCTTCCAAAAGAATGTTGAAAAGGCAGGAAAATCGGCAGCGTATGGGCATTTACTTTCTGATTTTGCTAAAAAATATCAAGAAATTGAGCCGTATGCCTTAGCTAATGATTTATTTAGTGAATTTGCATTGAGAAATATTGATTTTCTTACCAATGGTTATCGCATTTGGCAATTGCAAAACGTTTTGCAAAATCGTGGTGTACAATCGTTTGAAGATAGAAAAAAGAATTTACAATCTACTTTCAAAAGTGTGTTTAAGGATTATGAAAAGTCGGTAGACAGAGATGTTTTTGAAAAAGCGGTAGTTTTCTATGCACAGCATATGCCGAAACAATTTTTAGCCGAAAAGTTACAAAATTTTGATGCAAAAACATTGGCGGAAAGCCTTTACGAAAAGTCATTGTTAGCCACCGAAGCAGGAGTAGAAAAATTGCTTACTGCTTCGCCTGAAACCTTTGAGGAATTGGTAAAAAATGATGTGGGAATGCAATTCGTTTCCGAGCTGATAAATAGTTTTGCGAAAGAGGTTGCCCCAACTTATGGGCGTTTGAATGCGGATATTGAGGCTTTGCAACGTACGTATATGAAAGCTATTTTGGAGTTTTCAAAGCCTGAGGATAGAATTTTCCCTGATGCAAATAGTACATTGCGTGTTACTTACGGAAAAGTAAAAGGATATGCCCCCGCCGATGCGGTACATTATAGTCCTGTAACTTATTTGGAAGGTGTGATGGAAAAATACGTTCCGAACGATTACGAATTTGATGTTCCGCAGAAATTACGTGACTTGTATGAGAAGAAAGATTTCGGAGCTTACGCAGACAAGAACGGAAAAATGCCTGTTTGCTTCATCGCTACCAATCATACCACAGGTGGAAATTCGGGAAGTCCTGCTATTGATGCACACGGAAATCTCATCGGACTTAATTTCGACCGCGTTTGGGAAGGTACAATGAGCGATATTCATTACGACCCCGAAATTTGTCGTAATATTATGGTGGATATTCGTTATGTTCTATTCATCATCGATAAATATGCAGGAGCAAAACACCTCGTTGACGAGATGAAGCTCGTTCATCCGAAGAAAAGTACCTCTTCTAAAAAATCAAAGAAAAAACGTAAATAA